In Gemmatimonadaceae bacterium, the following proteins share a genomic window:
- a CDS encoding DUF3857 and transglutaminase domain-containing protein, whose product MTLSRWRAFGYARILAAVVPGWMVASPVAAQGSNVRPAKSDSIYRLAVDSAAYKDYPFVYLLDDGIVHFETDGRAVERYHQIVQILKTDGVDAWAERQFSYQPGHTKVTVNTMRVVRASGEVISDKPSISQASDVPASMSNPIYSDTKVLRYSLAGVAVGTLVDIDWTQETTQPFLAGDFTSAWSTTMAYPAMRSRYVLDVPASVTPRLEERHVDVKRVEEQAGGRHYYVWAKQQVTPVKGEIFAPDSVIPRMSIGVAAPIKWGDIGRWYGGLAADRYTLSPRTTAIVDSIARLQHSADDTLQALHTWIARDIRYVSVALGLGGYQPRFPDSTVASGFGDCKDKATLFIAAAKHVGLTAYPVLLNSSGAADSTMPSVGEFDHAIAALPNKGGGYKYLDLTTNEYPAGTVPPSYQGGFGLVVFPDGKSEPITFPKDRPGETITRFEGTVGADGSLSGRLELTFRGSAGSFLRAGLREAPDSGQRAQLSKLFGSFLPGSTVDTLILFDARDPRAEPKISLNLHGADGFKNAGSLSVLTVPAAFYAPAAGASGVLRALADAGPRRYPIDAGSVFRATAVTELVLTLPEGWKVELPKGVAAKSEFGDFQSQYSQDSRVLRMQMRIVGAEGVFPKERLADLETWLKALTNGTVKSLVARPPAAP is encoded by the coding sequence GTGACGCTTTCCCGATGGCGCGCCTTTGGGTACGCGCGGATTCTCGCTGCCGTCGTGCCGGGCTGGATGGTCGCGAGTCCGGTCGCGGCGCAGGGCTCAAACGTCAGGCCCGCCAAGAGTGATTCCATCTATCGACTCGCCGTCGATTCGGCGGCGTACAAGGACTATCCGTTCGTCTACTTACTCGACGACGGCATCGTTCATTTCGAGACCGACGGTCGCGCCGTCGAGCGATATCACCAGATCGTTCAGATCCTGAAGACCGACGGCGTCGACGCGTGGGCCGAGCGGCAATTCAGTTATCAACCGGGGCACACGAAGGTCACGGTCAACACGATGCGCGTCGTGCGAGCGTCCGGCGAAGTCATTTCGGACAAGCCGAGCATCTCCCAGGCGTCGGACGTGCCGGCGTCGATGTCGAATCCGATCTACTCGGACACCAAGGTGCTGCGCTACTCGCTGGCCGGCGTCGCCGTCGGGACACTCGTCGACATCGACTGGACGCAGGAGACCACGCAGCCGTTCCTCGCCGGCGATTTCACGAGCGCATGGTCGACGACGATGGCGTATCCGGCGATGCGTTCACGCTACGTTCTCGACGTCCCCGCCTCGGTCACGCCGCGCCTCGAGGAGCGACATGTCGACGTCAAGCGCGTCGAAGAACAGGCGGGCGGACGCCACTACTACGTCTGGGCGAAACAGCAGGTCACGCCGGTCAAAGGCGAGATCTTCGCGCCGGATTCCGTCATCCCGCGGATGAGCATCGGCGTCGCGGCGCCGATCAAGTGGGGAGACATCGGACGCTGGTACGGCGGACTCGCCGCCGATCGCTACACGCTCTCGCCGCGCACGACCGCCATCGTCGATTCGATCGCGCGTTTGCAACACTCGGCCGACGACACGTTGCAGGCGCTGCACACTTGGATCGCGCGGGACATTCGCTACGTGTCGGTGGCGCTCGGGTTGGGCGGCTATCAGCCTCGCTTCCCCGATTCGACCGTCGCGTCGGGCTTCGGTGACTGCAAGGACAAGGCGACGCTCTTCATCGCGGCGGCCAAGCACGTCGGACTCACCGCGTATCCCGTGTTACTGAACAGCAGCGGCGCGGCCGACAGCACGATGCCATCGGTCGGGGAGTTCGACCACGCGATCGCGGCGCTTCCGAACAAGGGCGGCGGATACAAGTACCTCGACCTCACCACGAACGAGTACCCCGCGGGTACGGTTCCCCCGAGCTATCAGGGCGGGTTCGGGCTCGTCGTGTTTCCGGACGGAAAGAGCGAACCGATCACGTTCCCGAAGGACCGCCCCGGAGAAACGATCACGCGATTCGAGGGCACCGTCGGCGCGGACGGATCGTTGAGCGGTCGCCTGGAACTGACGTTCCGCGGCTCCGCGGGCTCATTCCTGCGCGCCGGACTTCGCGAGGCGCCAGACTCGGGGCAGCGCGCGCAATTGAGCAAGCTGTTTGGGTCGTTTTTGCCCGGCAGCACCGTCGACACGCTGATCCTGTTCGACGCTCGCGATCCGCGCGCCGAACCGAAGATCAGCTTGAACCTGCACGGCGCGGACGGATTCAAGAACGCCGGTTCGCTGTCCGTGCTCACGGTGCCGGCCGCGTTCTACGCGCCCGCGGCCGGCGCATCGGGCGTGCTGCGTGCGCTCGCCGACGCCGGACCGCGCCGCTATCCGATCGACGCGGGAAGCGTGTTCAGGGCGACGGCGGTCACGGAGTTGGTCCTGACCCTGCCCGAGGGATGGAAAGTCGAGCTGCCGAAAGGCGTCGCGGCCAAGAGCGAGTTCGGTGATTTTCAATCACAGTACTCGCAAGACAGCCGAGTCCTGCGGATGCAGATGCGAATCGTCGGCGCGGAAGGCGTCTTTCCCAAGGAGCGGCTGGCCGACTTGGAGACGTGGCTCAAGGCGCTGACGAACGGCACGGTAAAGTCCCTGGTCGCGCGTCCACCTGCCGCGCCGTAG
- a CDS encoding carbon-nitrogen hydrolase family protein has protein sequence MTALIVGLASPRPASSLADGLERVRRLTADAAARGARIVCFPEAYLPGLRGQDFDIPPYDEAAQGRALAAVSQLARSQGIAVILGMERIVDEGRQIAAFVIDADGGLQGIQTKNQLDPTEDQFYVPGSTRRVFEAGGVKFGVAICHEGWRYPETVRWAATRGAKIVFHPQLTGTHAGGPRLTEWGSPDAPYYERAMMCRSIENGIYFASVNYAVPCQESATTLIDPTGSVQAYLPYGEEGVLVQSIDTEFASGLLASRYAPERYRDETTP, from the coding sequence ATGACGGCGTTGATCGTAGGACTGGCGTCGCCGCGACCCGCGTCGTCTCTCGCCGACGGACTGGAGCGTGTGCGGCGTTTGACGGCCGATGCGGCGGCACGAGGCGCGCGGATCGTCTGTTTTCCCGAGGCGTACCTGCCCGGGTTGCGCGGACAGGATTTCGACATCCCGCCCTATGACGAGGCGGCTCAGGGTCGCGCGCTCGCCGCGGTATCGCAGCTGGCGCGTAGCCAAGGCATCGCGGTCATCCTCGGCATGGAGCGCATCGTCGATGAGGGCCGCCAAATCGCGGCGTTCGTGATCGACGCCGACGGCGGGCTTCAGGGAATTCAAACGAAGAACCAGCTCGATCCGACCGAAGATCAATTCTACGTTCCCGGCTCGACACGACGAGTGTTCGAGGCGGGCGGCGTGAAGTTCGGGGTCGCGATCTGTCACGAGGGATGGCGCTATCCGGAGACCGTACGCTGGGCGGCGACGCGCGGCGCGAAGATCGTCTTCCATCCGCAACTCACCGGCACGCACGCCGGCGGGCCGCGTCTGACCGAGTGGGGCTCGCCCGACGCGCCGTACTATGAGAGAGCGATGATGTGCCGCAGCATCGAAAACGGCATCTACTTCGCGAGCGTCAACTACGCGGTGCCCTGTCAGGAATCGGCGACGACGCTCATCGATCCGACGGGAAGCGTGCAAGCATACCTGCCGTACGGCGAAGAAGGCGTGCTGGTACAATCGATCGACACCGAATTCGCGAGCGGACTGCTCGCGTCTCGTTACGCGCCCGAGCGTTACCGAGACGAGACGACACCCTAG
- a CDS encoding methyltransferase domain-containing protein: protein MSTTATERIRSDWDSQARAWFDQRESFFAASRPVHEWLVKNLDPQSGQRVLEIAAGPGDTGFLAAKRLGDGRLVSTDLSPEMVGAARKRGAELGIQNAEYRVLDAQAMDLPDAWFDGILCRWGFMLMPDPAAALRECKRVLVPGGRLVFAVFTGPDENAFASLPARTLMEQGHLPRPTGEWQPGILALGDRAKLQALLDGVGFSSTRIEPVEMAWQFADANAYWDFLIELTALGPLIRTLSDDSRETFRRAINDRLLAFTRADGITLPSRCWGGVAVR from the coding sequence ATGAGCACCACGGCCACCGAGCGAATTCGCAGCGACTGGGACAGTCAGGCGCGGGCCTGGTTCGATCAGCGAGAATCGTTCTTCGCCGCGTCGCGCCCGGTGCACGAATGGCTCGTCAAGAACCTCGACCCGCAAAGTGGCCAGCGCGTCCTCGAGATCGCCGCAGGTCCTGGGGACACGGGCTTTCTGGCGGCGAAACGTCTTGGAGACGGACGCCTCGTCTCGACAGACTTGTCTCCGGAAATGGTGGGGGCGGCGCGGAAGCGAGGCGCGGAGCTCGGAATTCAGAACGCCGAGTATCGCGTGCTGGACGCGCAGGCGATGGACCTCCCCGACGCGTGGTTCGACGGCATCCTCTGCCGTTGGGGCTTCATGCTGATGCCCGACCCCGCGGCCGCACTGCGCGAGTGCAAGCGAGTGCTCGTCCCCGGCGGACGGCTAGTGTTCGCCGTGTTCACCGGCCCTGACGAGAACGCGTTTGCGTCGCTCCCGGCGCGGACATTGATGGAGCAAGGCCATCTTCCGCGCCCGACCGGCGAATGGCAGCCCGGCATCCTCGCGCTCGGTGATCGGGCCAAGTTGCAAGCATTGCTCGACGGCGTCGGGTTCTCGTCGACGCGCATCGAGCCCGTCGAGATGGCGTGGCAATTCGCGGATGCGAATGCGTACTGGGATTTTCTGATCGAGCTGACGGCGCTCGGTCCGTTGATTCGAACCTTGTCGGACGACTCACGCGAGACCTTTCGCCGCGCGATCAACGACCGACTCTTGGCGTTCACGCGGGCGGACGGGATCACTTTGCCGTCGCGATGTTGGGGCGGAGTCGCCGTGCGCTGA
- a CDS encoding DUF2911 domain-containing protein produces MRIHPLISRAMQLSFPAIVLAAPGAVCAQGYPFSQRQTISQNVALTTVTVSYGRPVARGRPLWGQLVPWDSVWHPGADSATRIVFDHDVQVEGRALKAGEYSLWLLPHEHKPWTVIFSRAAHVFHKPYPGESDDVLRVDVTPESASHMETMQIEFSNVLRDDAVMRIHWGPTAVPIHIKAPYKPD; encoded by the coding sequence ATGCGAATCCACCCGCTTATATCGCGCGCGATGCAGCTGTCGTTTCCGGCGATCGTGCTCGCGGCTCCCGGCGCCGTGTGCGCGCAGGGATATCCGTTCAGCCAACGCCAGACGATCTCGCAAAACGTCGCGCTGACGACGGTCACCGTCTCGTACGGACGCCCGGTCGCGCGCGGCCGGCCGCTCTGGGGCCAGCTCGTGCCGTGGGACAGCGTGTGGCACCCCGGCGCCGACTCGGCCACGCGCATCGTGTTCGATCACGACGTTCAAGTCGAGGGCCGCGCGCTCAAGGCGGGCGAATACTCGCTCTGGCTCCTGCCGCACGAGCACAAGCCGTGGACGGTCATTTTCAGCCGCGCGGCGCACGTGTTTCACAAGCCGTATCCCGGCGAGTCCGACGACGTCTTGCGCGTCGACGTCACGCCGGAATCGGCGTCGCACATGGAGACGATGCAGATCGAATTCTCCAACGTCCTGCGCGACGACGCCGTGATGCGGATTCATTGGGGACCGACGGCGGTTCCGATTCACATCAAGGCGCCCTACAAGCCCGACTAG